Proteins encoded by one window of Cannabis sativa cultivar Pink pepper isolate KNU-18-1 chromosome 4, ASM2916894v1, whole genome shotgun sequence:
- the LOC115713529 gene encoding uncharacterized protein LOC115713529, whose protein sequence is MASSSHTGFDLNKEYAHISLEEEEEGILIGDDNEGEEVAFDDRWCLVGKFLTGRTLDFDAMRHMMASLWQPGKGVYIKELDTNRYLFQFYHEIDVQVVIDGSPWTFNRIPLIFHRLKRGEDPKLVRLHHLNLWVQIHNLKTGYMLEEVVRRAGDYVGKFVKNDPKNFNGIWREYLRVRATVDIEKPLKRRMKLCKDNGDWIWANFKYEHIPTFCFVCGLIGHAERLCPRRFDEDFNPLVKPYGNGMRAQTRRKNYLIGAQWLRTGSEQQETIDGDGDERHSGVNVTYPIGAKIMEIDSINQGGEITSMIAGKNKSVIVGSNGHNEDISEGEKGGKNNGKVVDCDDELLILLDSKRRRRDMVQASRASELVESELGQDNMGSIGSKNDLKVGLVSQAHQSS, encoded by the coding sequence ATGGCTTCAAGTAGCCATACAGGATTTGATCTAAATAAAGAGTATGCCCATATAAGTTTGGAAGAAGAGGAGGAGGGGATCTTGATTGGGGATGATAATGAGGGAGAAGAGGTGGCTTTTGATGATCGATGGTGCCTAGTAGGTAAGTTCTTGACGGGTAGAACGCTAGATTTCGATGCTATGAGGCACATGATGGCGTCTCTTTGGCAACCGGGGAAGGGAGTCTATATCAAAGAATTGGACACCAATAGATATCTATTCCAATTTTATCATGAAATTGATGTTCAAGTAGTTATTGATGGTAGCCCATGGACGTTCAATAGGATTCCACTGATTTTTCATCGTTTGAAGAGAGGGGAGGACCCGAAGTTGGTTCGGCTGCATCATCTTAATCTTTGGGTTCAGATTCATAACTTGAAGACTGGGTATATGCTTGAAGAAGTGGTTCGAAGGGCAGGGGATTATGTTGGAAAGTTTGTTAAGAATGATCCTAAGAATTTTAATGGAATTTGGAGAGAATACCTTCGGGTACGGGCGACTGTTGATATTGAGAAACCATTAAAACGTAGAATGAAGCTCTGTAAGGATAATGGTGATTGGATTTGGGCAAACTTTAAGTATGAACACATCCCAACTTTTTGTTTTGTATGTGGTTTAATTGGCCATGCAGAACGACTTTGTCCCCGAAGATTCGATGAAGATTTCAATCCACTCGTCAAGCCTTATGGGAACGGTATGCGTGCTCAGACAAGGAGAAAGAACTACTTGATTGGAGCTCAATGGCTTCGGACCGGTTCTGAACAGCAAGAAACGATCGACGGCGATGGTGATGAACGACACTCTGGTGTGAACGTGACATATCCGATTGGGGCAAAAATCATGGAGATTGATTCTATCAATCAGGGAGGAGAGATTACGTCCATGATTGCAGGAAAAAATAAGAGTGTTATTGTTGGTAGTAATGGCCATAATGAAGATATTTCTGAAGGAGAAAAAGGTGGCAAGAATAATGGGAAGGTGGTTGATTGTGATGATGAGCTGTTAATTCTATTAGATAGCAAAAGGAGGCGTAGAGACATGGTGCAAGCCTCACGTGCTTCAGAGTTAGTTGAGAGTGAGTTGGGCCAAGATAATATGGGCAGTATTGGATCAAAAAACGATTTGAAGGTGGGCCTTGTCTCTCAGGCCCACCAGTCATCATGA
- the LOC133037096 gene encoding uncharacterized protein LOC133037096 yields the protein MGSFLPVVNGSSRLGKVDRVKVLSYGIFIIRFHSIEDRDQVLNGGFIFFNRRPVVMRPWDPNESFKKDDMKSVPIWIQLEELELKYWGQKSLFKIVGQTGKPIMVDNVTKERERLNFPQVLIEVQMDQDLPAFLEFENEFGSITSVGIKYEWKPISCSHCSGIGHAATDCKKKMGGQQQWIIKKDNRKMPQVDEEGFTKVHSWKNTATREQGTTGTTETNGVIMKNSFQGLEEDEIIEIAEENMPTEIVKTGEGGAPSLSSG from the exons ATGGGCAGTTTTCTGCCTGTGGTCAATGGAAGCTCCAGATTG GGTAAAGTGGACAGAGTGAAGGTGTTATcctatggtatattcatcattCGGTTTCATTCAATTGAGGATAGGGATCAAGTGTTGAATGGGGGTTTCATTTTCTTTAACAGAAGACCAGTAGTTATGAGGCCTTGGGACCCAAATGAATCATTCAAAAAAGATGATATGAAGAGTGTTCCTATATGGATCCAATTAGAAGAACTAGAACTGAAATATTGGGGCCAAAAGTCATTGTTTAAGATAGTTGGTCAGACGGGGAAGCCAATCATGGTAGATAATGTGACTAAAGAAAGGGAGAGATTGAACTTCCCTCAGGTTTTAATAGAAGTACAGATGGACCAAGATTTGCCAGCTTTCTTAGAGTTTGAAAATGAATTTGGTTCGATCACTTCAGTAGgaataaaatatgaatggaAGCCAATTTCTTGCTCACATTGTTCTGGTATAGGTCATGCTGCAACAGATTGTAAAAAGAAAATGGGGGGGCAGCAACAATGGATCATTAAAAAGGACAACAGGAAGATGCCACAGGTTGATGAAGAGGGCTTTACCAAAGTTCATAGCTGGAAAAATACTGCTACCCGTGAGCAGGGAACAACTGGAACAACTGAAACTAATGGGGTGATAATGAAGAACTCATTCCAGGGACTCGAAGAAGATGAAATTATAGAAATTGCAGAGGAGAATATGCCTACTGAGATAGTCAAGACAGGAGAGGGGGGAGCACCCTCTCTGTCTAGTGGATAA